A segment of the Bacillota bacterium genome:
GGGCGGCCTCCTGGATCAGGCGCGGCGGGTCCCCTGCAAAACAGAGGGTGACGACCAGCAGCCCCGCACCAAAGCTCGCATCGGCGAACGGCAGCGCCTCGCCGGTGGCCTGGACGAGCTGCACGTCGGCCTGGGGCCGATCCTTGAGCCGCCGGGCGAAGACGTCGAGGGCGGCGCGCGCCGGATCGACGCCCACTTCAAGGGCAAGCGCCTCGGTGAATCGGCCGGATCCCGCACCGATTTCGAGGAACGGGCGCGGCAAGCCTTCCAGAGCCAGGCGCACCGCCTGCAGCTCCATCTCGAACAGCACACGCCCTGGATCAGCCTCAAACCACGGGTCGTAGCGCGTGGCGTGCTCCTCAAAGACCCGGATACCGGGAGCGAGCTCGCGCGGCGGTTGCCAAAAGCTCTCCATGCCCTCTTCACCGCTTCTTCACGGGTTACCCGCCTGCTGCAGAATCGCCAGGCCAGCCTTGCGATGCGCCCGGAAGGGTGTACGCCAGAGTCGGAGGGGGTCCTGTCGCCCTGCCGTGACCCTACCTGAGCGACACCCAGTAAGCGGTGCGGTCGGGGTCGGCAGAGTGCCGCGTAGTCTGGCCTTGATCCCTCCGGCATAGATAGGGTCGGCCATCATCGGGCACGACACGGGAGAGCCTTATTTCCCCAACGTGGTCAAGAAAAAGACGAGTACCGGCACCCGCCCGGGACCCGGGGTGCGCTCGATAAGGTGCCAGGGCGGGCGCAGCCGTTTCTGACTGTCGCGCTCCGGGCGCCGGCTGCGGCCCTCTGCCCTGTGCCGCCCAGGGCTTGGGTTCGTAGACGATGAGGTCCGGTCTCCGGCTCAGGACTTCTTGCAGGTCGGGGGCGAAGTACGGCCGCGGCTCGTGCGCTCACCATGCTCATCCGCCACAAGGCGGCCGATTCCTGTGCATGGGGCAGCCCGATGACCTCCTTCTCATTACCGTCGGCGTTCTGGTTGCCGTGCGGCTCATCCCACCAGCGGTCATGGCAGAGGCCCCGGAAGGCGAGGAGGGAGTCGCCCTGCCAGTGAGCGGGGCAGATAGCGTCATCGTCGTGGTGCTATGGGCTGTCACCGCACTCCTGGTGGTGCGGGTCATTCTGTGTACTCACCTTCCGCAACTGGGCCAGCTTCTCCGTTAACTTTCGTCGCCTATGGCCGGACGGCGCGCACCCGGTACCTGCCTCATCCGGGGGACTGCGCCGAACTTGACAATCCCTTGCCCTCCTGCTGGGTGGGGGATACACGCTCAATGGCCCTGGCGCTCCGGTTCGGATGCAACCGTGAAGCGAGACCGTACCTCCTCCAGAACGGCGCGTGGGCCTAGAATGAACAGCATGTCGCCAGCCTCAACCGTCGTGCTTCCGGTCGGTACCCGGTACTGCCCGTCCCGGCTGAGCATGACAATGAGCGTTTCCTTCGGGAGTCCAAGTTGCGCCACGGGCTTTCCTGCCAGGGGAGACTCCAGCGGGACGGCCAGTTCCAGAAGCTCGCTGTCCATGGCTTCATTGGGTACCAGCTCCAGCGGCGAGCGCCGCCGGGCCCGCTCCGACGCCGCCACCCCCAGCCACCGCGCCACGTAGGGAACGGACGTGCCCTGTACGAGCGCCGACGTCAGCACCACGAAGAAGATCACGTTGAAGATGGTCTGCGCGCCCGAAACCCCTGCCAGCCTGGGCACCGTGGCCAGGATGATGGGGACGGCCCCCCTCAAGCCCACCCAGGCCACCAGCAGCGCCTCCCGCCACCGCAGCCCGAACCACGGCACGATGGCCAGCACCGCCGCCGGCCGCGCCACGAGCATCAAAAACGCCGCCAGCGCCAGCCCGGGGCCTGCCACCTGCACGAGCTGGCGAGGGAAGACCAGCAGCCCGAGGGTCAGGAACATGACGATCTGCCCCAGCCAAGCTAGCGAGTCGATGAAGCGCATCAGGAAGCGCCGGTACGGCAGCGTCGAGTTGCCGATCACCAGGCCCGCCACGTAGACCGCCAGGAAGCCGCTACCGCCGAGGGCGGCCACCAGGGCGTACACGAAGACCGCGAGGGTCACCGCGAGCAGCGGATACAGCGCCTCCTGTTCGAACCGCATCCGGTGAAGCAACCACAGGCCGGCCCGACCCAACCCGTAGCCGAGCGCACCGCCGAGGGCCATCTGCACCATGAAGGAAGCCGCCAGCCAGAGGGGAGACGTCTCGGGCGCCATGAGCACCTGGACGAGGGCAGCGGTGAGAAAGACCGCCATGGGGTCGTTGCTGCCCGACTCGAGCTCGAGCAGCGGCGCCAGGCGCCCCTGGAGCGCGACCTTCTTCGATCGCAGCACCATGAAGACCGCGGCCGCGTCCGTGGAGGAGATGACCGCTCCCACCAGGAGCCCCTCCCGGAGGCCGAAACCCAGGGCACCCGCCGCGAAGAGGCCCACCAGCGCCGCGGTGAGGGCCACTCCTGCCGTCGAGAGCGCCACGGCTGGCCACAGCACGGGCCGCACCTGGTGCCAGTCCGTGTCCAGCCCTCCGGCGAACAGGATGACGGTCAGGGCGCTGACCCCGAGGAACCGGGCCAGCCAGGGATCGTCGAAGTAGATCCCGCCGGGCCCATCGGATCCGGCCAGCATGCCCACGAGGAGAAACAGCGCCAGGGCCGGAACGCCCAGTCGTCCGGCCGCCCGGGCGAACAGCAGGCTGAGCCCGACGAGCACGGAAGCAGCCAGCAAGATTCGGTCGATGGGAATCGATTTTAGGGCCTCGTAGGTGTCGAACACCATCTAGACTCCCCCGGCGATTCTACCGTACCATTTTTGGCGGCACGCC
Coding sequences within it:
- a CDS encoding class I SAM-dependent methyltransferase; this encodes MLFEMELQAVRLALEGLPRPFLEIGAGSGRFTEALALEVGVDPARAALDVFARRLKDRPQADVQLVQATGEALPFADASFGAGLLVVTLCFAGDPPRLIQEAA
- a CDS encoding potassium/proton antiporter gives rise to the protein MVFDTYEALKSIPIDRILLAASVLVGLSLLFARAAGRLGVPALALFLLVGMLAGSDGPGGIYFDDPWLARFLGVSALTVILFAGGLDTDWHQVRPVLWPAVALSTAGVALTAALVGLFAAGALGFGLREGLLVGAVISSTDAAAVFMVLRSKKVALQGRLAPLLELESGSNDPMAVFLTAALVQVLMAPETSPLWLAASFMVQMALGGALGYGLGRAGLWLLHRMRFEQEALYPLLAVTLAVFVYALVAALGGSGFLAVYVAGLVIGNSTLPYRRFLMRFIDSLAWLGQIVMFLTLGLLVFPRQLVQVAGPGLALAAFLMLVARPAAVLAIVPWFGLRWREALLVAWVGLRGAVPIILATVPRLAGVSGAQTIFNVIFFVVLTSALVQGTSVPYVARWLGVAASERARRRSPLELVPNEAMDSELLELAVPLESPLAGKPVAQLGLPKETLIVMLSRDGQYRVPTGSTTVEAGDMLFILGPRAVLEEVRSRFTVASEPERQGH